The Streptobacillus canis DNA window TACGTTATCAACAATTTGTCCTTTAAGTTCATAAACTTCATCATCTAGTTTTTCAACTATCCAATCTTCTTGTTTTCTAACTAAATCTGGTAATACTAAGTCTAAATCTGCTTCTTCCTCTATAACTTCACGTTCTGTATTTTTAACTAAATTCCAAACACGAGAAAGTAAGTCTTTTAAATTCTCTCCAGTAAGTATAGAACCAAAGACTATATTTTCTTCTTTTATACCATGTTTGATCAATTGTTTTTTAAATTCTTCTATTTTTTCTTCTTTTTCCTCAAATACCATATCTAATTTATTTCCAAAAACTATTTGTTCTTTTTTAGATAATCTTTCTGAGAATTTGAAAAGTTCATTATTAATTTTTTCAAAATCTTCTATAGGTTCTCTTCCCTCTATACCAGAAAAATCAACTATATGTACTATAGTCTTACATCTTTGTATATGTTTTAAGAATCTATCTCCAAGACCTACACCTTCGTGAGCTCCTTCTATTAATCCCGGAATATCTGCTATTACAAAGCTTTCTTCATCACTCATTCTAACAACACCTAACTTAGGTTTTAAAGTTGTAAAATGATATTCTGCAACTTTAGAGTTTGCAGCTGAAACCTTATTAATAAAACTAGATTTACCTACACTAGGATACCCTACTAAAGCTACGTCAGCTAAAAGTTTTAACTCTAGTTTTACCTTAAGTTCCATTCCTTCTCTACCTGACTCAGCTATTTTAGGAGCTTTTCTAATTGATGATTTAAAGTGTATATTACCACGTCCACCATCGCCACCTTTTAGTAGAACAACTTGCTCATTTGGTATATCTAAATCTACTAATAATTTATCTGTTTCAAAATCTCTAATCATAGTCCCTACAGGAACTTTGATAATACAGTCCTTACCAGAAGCACCTTTACATCTTGCTCCCGAACCTTTTTGACCATCTTCCGCTTCAAACATTTTTATAGTTTTAAAATCTACTAAAGTGTTAATATTAGGATCTGCAATAAAAATTACATCTCCACCTTTTCCACCATCTCCACCGTCTGGTCCTCCAAATTGGACAAATTTTTCACGACGAAAAGTGGCGGCACCATCTCCACCCTTACCAGATTTTACTGTTATTATACTTTCATCTATAAACATTTATTATATTTCTTCTCCATTCTTAAGTAAATTCTCTACTTCTACACCTTCAGGTATTGAAATAAATACTTTATCAGAAACAAAAACTGTTTTTCCAGACATTGCATGAGTAGCACCACTTAAGATATCTATCATTCTTTGTCCTTCTTCTCTATTTAAAGCATCTAAGTTGAAAGTTATTATTGCTTTACTTTTAATGATTTCAACAAATCTTGATGTTTCATTCATATTTTTTGGTCTTATAGCTATAAATTTCATGTCTGTTTCCTCTCTTTTAACTTTTTTATTTTCTTTCTTAAATAGTGTTATTCCACTAGTTTCATTTTGTGTATCTACTACTTCTTGTTCGTTTGTGTATTCTTCTTCTAAGTCATCGCTACCGAATAAACTTTTCCAAATGCTCATACCTACCTCCGTATTTTTTTCTTATTTATCTAATTATACTATTATTTTCAATGTTTGTAAAGAAATAAAAAAAGGAGAATAATTCTCCTTATTATCTAAAATTTTTTCATATTGTAAATTTTGGCAAATTCACCTAATTTTTCTTTATGTTTTTCTAAAACTTTAAGCCAATTTTCTTCTTCTTCAGGTGTTAAAGCAATACCTTTACCAACGAAATCGTGATCTCCTCCACCAGCAATTAAAATAATATATCTTTTTACTCCTGGTTTAGGTAATACTAATTCTCCATTTTCATCTAGTTCACCTTTATATAAAATTACCTTACCATGAAAATCTTCTGATCCTGGTTCTTCAAATACTTCTAAATCACCATCATAAGCTATATCACTTAATACATAAATTTCTTCATTAGCTTCTCTATTTCCACTATCATCTATTGCTCTAATTAAAATTTCTCCTTTTTCTGCACCTTCTAAAACATTAACTGTTACAACATGTGAAAATGTAATGAACGAGAAAAGCATTAAAAATCCTAAAAATATTTTTTTCATATTTATACCTCCTATTTAAATAGTAAATCTTTCAATTTATTTAAGTTAGATTTCATTACTTCAACAAAACCATCAACATCCATAATTTCATCTCCATTTTTATCTACAGGGATGTTTCCTAAATCCAATTTCACAAACTCAATACCTTCCTTTTTCAAGAAATCACGAGTAGCTTTACTTAAAGTTTTACTCGATACTATTTTGTTTATTCCAGTTTCTTTAATAGTTTTCTTAATTAATTCTGGACTTGCATTATACGGTATGTTTTCATAGTATAGTTCTAAACTATCAAATAAGAAATTCATTTCAGAATCTCCCATATATATTACTCCAACACTATAGTCTCCATTATATACTAAATCTGAAAAATTATTTGATAACTCTATAAATTCCAATTTAAGTTTTTCAGCATTATTTAATATAGCTTCCTTATTATCAGGATATATATCTATTAAATCATTTGATAATATCTCTATCATTCTATATAAATTGCTAAAATCTAACCAAGAATATTTATTATATTTTCCATCTTCATTTATTTTTTTAGTTAATACTAAACTATTGTTATCTCTATAACTATAGCCTAAATCTACTTCTATTACTCCTATATTATATCTTCTTGCTTGTTCATATAGAAAATCATCATCTAAAATTTTAGAAAATGTAACTACTACACCTGCATCAGAAAATATTTCTTCTTTATTTAATATACTATTAAAAGTATTCTTTTGTTTAAACATATCTGTATATGCATCAACTGCAGATACAACCTTTATATCTGTATCTTTAACTACATTACTTGCTAAAGTATATGAAACCTGATTTGAAGTAACAATTTTTTTATTTACTTCAGCACTTGAAATAATACTTAAAAAAGCAAGCAAAGAAACAAAAACTTTCTTCATTATGCGACTCCTTCTTTATATTTACTTAATATATTTTTTATAAGGACAGTTATAAAAAATATTGTTGCTGCAACTATTATTATCGCTGGTCCTGATGGTATAGATAATGAAAGTAATAATGGCACTATTATACCTAAAAGACAGCTTATTGTTGAAAATATTATACTATAAACTATAAACCCTCTAATTGATTTTGCTAAATTTTTTGCTGAAGCTGCTGGGATTAATAATAAAGCTTCAACTAATGCTGCCCCTATTATTTTAACAGAAGCAACTGTAATTATTGTAATTATTAATATAAATACATATTCTAAAAATACTACTTTTACATTCTTAACTATTGCAATATTTTTATTAAAACTTGAAAGCAATATCTTATTATACCAAAACATAATTAATACACTTAATATGGCATTAGTAACTAGTAATACTATCAGATCTATATCTGAAACTGTTAGTATAGATCCAAACAGTACTGTTTCTAACATATGCGAATTTACTTTACCTGATATATATATTAATAAAGTTGCACCTAGTGCTATAGATATAGATAAGAAAATACCTATTAAAGTATCTGTTCCCATTTTAGTTCTATTTCTTGTATAATTAATAACTAATCCAAATATTATACAATAACTAAACAACATAATATATGGTGAATTATATGGTTCTCCTAAAAGTATACCTATAGATATTCCTGCAATTGCAGCATGTCCTATAGATTCTGAAAAGAAAGCCATTTTTTTTATTACTACCATAGTACCTATACCTCCAAGTATTGGCCCTATAAGCAATGCAGCAATTAATGCATTTACTACAAATCCATATGCAAAAAACTCAGGGAGTGCTCCACTATTTGCGAGTTCTGCAAAAAAAAGTCTTATTGCTTCCATCTTATCTCCTATGAGAATATATCAAATATTCTTTCTTCAACTATTTCTTCTTTTGGAACACCACTAAAAATTACTGTTCCTTTTATACATGTTACTTTATCTGCTATTTCTATTACTTGTTTTAAATTATGATGTATCCAAACAATAGTTACACCTTCTTCTTTAAGCTTTTGTATCATTTCTAAAAAGTACGCTTCACATACTGTATCTATACCTGAAAAAGGTTCATCAAGTATTAATAAATTTGGATGTGGATATAGAGATTGAGCAAGTAATACCCTTTGCAATTCACCTCCTGAAAGAGATCCAAGCATCCTATTTTTTTTATGATACATATCTATCTTCTTTAACATTTCATCTACTATTTTCCTAGTCTCTTCTTTCATACCTAAAAAACTAGGTCTATCTTGAAATACCATAGAAAGAAAATCTTCAGCTGTAATAGGTAAAGTTTTATCAAAATCTAAATTTTGAGGTACATAACCTATTACTTTTTCATCTTCATAACTCATCTTTATTTCACCTTCAAAAGGCATTAAAGATAGCAAACATTTAATTAAGCTTGATTTTCCTCCACCATTAGGACCTATTAAACAATGAATTTCTCCACTTTTAATATCCAAATTAATATTCTTAAGTATTTGATTTCCACCTAAATTAAGAGAAACATTTCTTAGATTTAACTCTATTCCTTTTTTCATTTTAATTCCCCTTATTCTCAAAAACTTTTTTAATATCTTCACCAGTTAATGCCTTAACTTCTGAAAACATTTCAGATATTTTTAATATATCTTCTTCTTCAATCTTACCTTTAAAATATTTAATAGTATTTTTTACTTCTCCATTTTCTATAAGAGAATC harbors:
- the obgE gene encoding GTPase ObgE, coding for MFIDESIITVKSGKGGDGAATFRREKFVQFGGPDGGDGGKGGDVIFIADPNINTLVDFKTIKMFEAEDGQKGSGARCKGASGKDCIIKVPVGTMIRDFETDKLLVDLDIPNEQVVLLKGGDGGRGNIHFKSSIRKAPKIAESGREGMELKVKLELKLLADVALVGYPSVGKSSFINKVSAANSKVAEYHFTTLKPKLGVVRMSDEESFVIADIPGLIEGAHEGVGLGDRFLKHIQRCKTIVHIVDFSGIEGREPIEDFEKINNELFKFSERLSKKEQIVFGNKLDMVFEEKEEKIEEFKKQLIKHGIKEENIVFGSILTGENLKDLLSRVWNLVKNTEREVIEEEADLDLVLPDLVRKQEDWIVEKLDDEVYELKGQIVDNVLRKYVLLGEEGIIQFLQIMRKLGMEKVLESHGVVEGDTIIIAGYEFTYVQ
- a CDS encoding cell division protein SepF, with translation MSIWKSLFGSDDLEEEYTNEQEVVDTQNETSGITLFKKENKKVKREETDMKFIAIRPKNMNETSRFVEIIKSKAIITFNLDALNREEGQRMIDILSGATHAMSGKTVFVSDKVFISIPEGVEVENLLKNGEEI
- a CDS encoding metal ABC transporter solute-binding protein, Zn/Mn family, encoding MKKVFVSLLAFLSIISSAEVNKKIVTSNQVSYTLASNVVKDTDIKVVSAVDAYTDMFKQKNTFNSILNKEEIFSDAGVVVTFSKILDDDFLYEQARRYNIGVIEVDLGYSYRDNNSLVLTKKINEDGKYNKYSWLDFSNLYRMIEILSNDLIDIYPDNKEAILNNAEKLKLEFIELSNNFSDLVYNGDYSVGVIYMGDSEMNFLFDSLELYYENIPYNASPELIKKTIKETGINKIVSSKTLSKATRDFLKKEGIEFVKLDLGNIPVDKNGDEIMDVDGFVEVMKSNLNKLKDLLFK
- a CDS encoding metal ABC transporter permease, which codes for MEAIRLFFAELANSGALPEFFAYGFVVNALIAALLIGPILGGIGTMVVIKKMAFFSESIGHAAIAGISIGILLGEPYNSPYIMLFSYCIIFGLVINYTRNRTKMGTDTLIGIFLSISIALGATLLIYISGKVNSHMLETVLFGSILTVSDIDLIVLLVTNAILSVLIMFWYNKILLSSFNKNIAIVKNVKVVFLEYVFILIITIITVASVKIIGAALVEALLLIPAASAKNLAKSIRGFIVYSIIFSTISCLLGIIVPLLLSLSIPSGPAIIIVAATIFFITVLIKNILSKYKEGVA
- a CDS encoding metal ABC transporter ATP-binding protein: MKKGIELNLRNVSLNLGGNQILKNINLDIKSGEIHCLIGPNGGGKSSLIKCLLSLMPFEGEIKMSYEDEKVIGYVPQNLDFDKTLPITAEDFLSMVFQDRPSFLGMKEETRKIVDEMLKKIDMYHKKNRMLGSLSGGELQRVLLAQSLYPHPNLLILDEPFSGIDTVCEAYFLEMIQKLKEEGVTIVWIHHNLKQVIEIADKVTCIKGTVIFSGVPKEEIVEERIFDIFS